The DNA region GTATTCCAAATGGCAATGGCAGTGAGGCTAACACCTGTTCTGGTTCCAGCTTCAGCTCAGTTTAAACAGTTTGCCTTGGTTTCAAGGAAAACCCAGTTCAGGGTCTCTACTGCTGCAACAATGGCTACAGGTGGACCCCAGAGTAGTAGTAAAGTCATTGACTCACATCTCCATGTTTGGGCTTCTCCTCAGGAGGTAACCCAATTCAGTTTTCTATTGTTTAGCAAGTACAGACTggtttttgtcttcttttttgggaAGCTGAAATGGGATTGgaatttttggttttcagGCTGCTGATAAATATCCTTACTTTCCTGGGCAAGAACCCACTTTGCCTGGAGATGTTGATTTATTGCTCAAGGTATGAACTTTCATGAAGCTCTATGTGTCTGTGTTTCTTAATCCAATGTacttgaagttgaagttgtaTGATTTTTGCAATTCACAGATATATGGCTTTAGAAATTGGTGATTGCCATTATCGTTATTGTGATAAATGTGATATGGTAGTTTGATTGTATAGATTGTCTCAGTTCTTGTAATTTTCTATATGACAACATCAGCATTGttttgtttcccttttttgCAGTCTATGGAAGAAGCAGGTGTTGACGGTGCACTTATTGTGCAGCCTATCAATCACAAATTCGATCATTCTTTGGTGACAAGGTCTgtgtataattgtatataagATCATGTTTCTTTATCAATGTTAAGTTACTTTTCTCCATTTGTTGGTATAGTTTACACGAAATATAAGCATTCAGGTTAAACTACAAAGCTTGGATGAAAATGTAGCTAAAATGAGTAAAAGTCTGTGGTAGTTCAATATGTTATAACTTATGAGATTGACAGTTGAACATAGACTGCTGGACTAATTATTCACTGCATTTAAAAGGTTACCATCAATAGTCAAGGCGTCATTAGTTCATTCTGTGATGATAGCAACTGAAAGTGCTAGGCAATATATATGACAGTAACTTTGGAAGTACTTCAACAATATTTCCTTCATCAAATTATGTGTAAGGTATTGCCTTATGCTTTCATGTCTTTGGGCAGTGTGTTGAAGAAGTATCCATCTAAATTTGTTGGTTGTTGCCTTGCAAATCCAGCTGAAGATGGAACTGGAGTTAAGGAGcttgaaaatctcattttaAAGGTCTTTGAAACTTTTAACGTGATGTTAATCAGGTTTTACTTTGGTGCCTTCAAAAAATTGCCTTGAcaaagttttcttttatgcTAGGATAACTATCGTGCTGTTCGCTTCAATCCATATTTATGGCCTTCAGGTCAAAAGGTGATTTAGATATTACTATATTCCTGTAGGTGTTTTAAAATATCCGATGCCAAGTGGAAATTTTTGTTTGCCTTTTTCCTCAAATGCATTAAGTTGAGAAATTGTGATTGTCTCCTAGTTCCCAGTACAATATATTGGCAATAGATGGCTTGCTTCCAAAGCTGTGAAGGGATAATATTATACATATCCTAGTGAAACACCTTGAAATGCTGAGTAAGTGCCTGCATCCATAACAATCTTATGAATGTACATCAACGGTTTCTGCAGATGACCAACGAAGTGGGAAAGGCAATGTTTTCTAAGGCAGGAGAACTTGGAGCACCAGTTGGTTTTATGTGTATGAAGGTTCTGTTTCCACATTTATCTTTTTTAAGCTAATGTTCTTCTAGCAGCCATATATTCCAAATGATTTGTATGAATGACATATTCATTTAAAACGGGTAAATTCAGGGACTCGGTCTGCATATATCCGAAATTGAGGAGCTGTGCACAGAGTTTCCATCAACAGTTGTATTGCTCGATCATTTGGCCTTCTGTAAACCACCAATGTGAGCTTTCtagtaatttaaatttccaaaaGACCTTTCGTGACAAGCTAGACCATATGCACTTGCTAAGAATCCTATCCTGCAGAAATGATGAGGAAAATCAGGCTTTCTCTGCACTCTTAAAGCTATCCAGATTTCCACAGGTAAAAGTCACCCTAGTCCTGAATTCCTTTTAGTAACTGGTTGAGCTGTTGAGACCTGGTTGCTTACTTTCGTCTCCCTTACTGTTCCCATCTTAAGAAAGACAAGGTTATTATATATCCATTGGCCTACACCCTTAAGCTTATATTTCCATTTGCCCTGCTGAATCTGGTTATACAAGCAATCTAGCGGCTTTAATTTCCTTTAGGCTGAGAAAGGGATTCCAACAGAAATAAGAATCATGAATCCTTGCATTCTCTCTGATATGATATCTCTTTCTATCACTGGCTTTATGTTGTTCCCCAATATACAGTTCACTCAACTAGTCTGATTTTTAACGTATAATCTGAATTTTTGATGGGCAGGTCTATGTAAAATTAAGTGCCCTTTTCAGGGTGTCAAGAAAGCCATTTCCGTATGACGATATAGCTCATACACTGTCCCAAGTTGTGTCAAGTTTTGGTGCCAACCGTGTCATGTGGGGCAGGTAGCTCTTTTCGCAATCAAATCCAAATATGCTTCTCTTTGACTAAGCATGGAGAAGCCACTAATTATGTGTATATGCAGTGATTTTCCATTTGTTGTTGCCGAGTGTGGTTATAAAGGAGCCAAAGAAGCCGTTTCTCTGATTGCCAGTCAAATACCTCTATCATCTTCAGAGCTGGACTGGATCATGGGAAGAACAATCTCACAACTCTTTCAGAATCAGTGGCTTTCATAAGCAAGGGTAGATACCCGGCAATGTAGATTTTCATAATCTGAAGTTACAAGTTTTTTACTTTCTGATCAGTTCTGAAGTCTAAACTTCTAATAacataatcaaaaccaaaatagatACGATTGTAGTAAGCAGTGCATGATACATGGAGAATTAGACAAAGTAGCAAAATCGAAATGGAAGGTGCCAAATGATAAACTAGAATCATGCAAAGTTCCTAGCTAGTTTCAGAAGACAAGTTGTCCTCTCATTAGTTAATTGGTTTCAATGTTGAGAGTGGCAAGCTGCTGAATGTTCATGAGGTAAACCTGGCTAAGGTCTCCACTGAGAGCTTTCCTGCCAATTATGATGTTCACAGCTGCCGTTGGAGGAAATGCATCCCAGAACACGTACTGGTCTCGATTCCGGCAAGGTGTTTGCATGGGATGAAGACATGTAATTTGCCCTCTGTTGCGCCCAATACTACTGCATCCTAGCATTTGTGACGACGTCTTCAAACATTCGAGCAATGTCAATGTAAATGAACTTTGAACCAGGTAAAGTATTGTTGATCATTGTCTTCCATTTGGACTTTGGGCGGCTAAAATACTTGGTATGCAATCCATCCTCCCAACTCCAGCAATAACAAATTTACGATCACCAAGATTGTAGAGCCTAGTGAGATGCTGAGTGTATTGCTGAGTCAAGAGATCAGCAAATTGTTGAGCATTGTAATGATTCTTGGTGTCATAGTTGGGCATAAGGTAATTCTTTAGGTAGTCATTGCTGCCCAGTGGCCCGGGCAACATCATCTCCGTTATCTGCAGTGATATCAAGGATTCCAGCGGCTGCAGTTGCATAATTAACACCATGAAGGACTTGATCTCCGGTAGCTTCAGAGTAATTGCAAGAATTGAGGGAAGTCATAGCAACTCAGCTACTTCATCAACCATGGTGTAACCACTGCTAAACCGACCAGTTGGTCCGCCATTGAAATCCATTCCATAGGGGGGATAGTTGGCCTTGGCAAATGAAGGGGAGGTGGTGGTTGTTGTTGCCACTGTAAATGAGAGAGTCCCCCAATATGAATACTCCACGCACCATTTCTTTCCTCCCTTCAGTACCGCTACCTTGACCCCAAGCTACTTCAGCCTTAACCATGAAGTACAAAACAAGCAAAGCTGAAGAAAACAGCCTATAGTAGAACAGGTTACCCATGAATGTGTGTAATTTTGAGTGGTGAAAatgagagagtagagagataTCACCGTTGGTGTGGGTGAATTTACTACCTGAAGTTACTAGTTATGGTAATACAAAGTAGATCAGATTTTAGGTCATAGTTGCCCTATTGTTGAAACCTTTTACAACTGGAAGACCGGTCTCCAGATTCTGAGATGATGATCTTTTCACCAGATTCTGAAGATTGTTGTTACGAGACATCAACTCGCAATTTCAAATAAATGTAAACATCACTTTATTTTGAACAATGTACAGATATATCACCAGATATCTTCCCTTTGTAAACCAGACCCTATAGATCCTACAAAACTTTCTACCTTCCTCTTGCTACACACTCGGATTCGCAAGTGAAGCCATCTTTTACCACCTTTCAGTATGTGAACCGTTAAGCACTAAAAGAATTTTCACCCGCAGAAGCTTTCAATCGACTGCTCTAAACCTATACAACACTAGCAAAGTTATACGATTTATACAGAAACTACAGAAATGGCCTAATCATCAATTCGTTGAATTTCACCCATCATTATACGATTGCTGGTGACTTTAAAGCCAAGGAGGGCAGGATCAATTTGCCTccctttctttcctttctttttgccACCCCGGCCACCTTGCATTGCTTCTGATGATTCTGGATATCCAGCTGTGGTGTGGGTTTCCATGGGAGGAATCTTCTTGGTATTACTCTTAAGCATATCAATAAATGACGCCTCTGATACATCAGCATCACTGGCAGATGATGTACGGCGGAattgcatttcttttttcaaagatGCCATAGCATCAGAACCTTGGTTTACTGGATTAACCGCTGCGTCTCGCCTTCCCCCTGAGATTTCAGAGAAACATGCTTACTCATCCATAAATTACTTGATAATCTGATTGAGACATCAGTCAAACCAaacccccaccccccccccccccccccccccccaaaaacacacaaaacaaaacaaactgcAACCATATAAGAAACTAGTAGAGTTAGATATAATATACCATCTGAAACAGCACTTGAATTTTTCCCTCTTAGAACTGGATCTGAAGTCATCTCTGATAATCCCTCTTGTGATGCTGAAGCACTTGGGACAGGAGGCCGTCTCAGCAGAATATTTTCTTGCCCTTTGGATGTGATGGGAACCCTGTGGGATTTAGgggcaaaaaaatattacttcTGCACATGCTCGGAGGACTATAAcaaatttaggttttcagaCAAGGAATAAaggttatatatgtataccgATCCTTGGCAGTTTCTTCAACAAATGAATTACTTCGGCCAATCTTGTCACTATAAAAACCAGTATTCCCACCTGAGAGGAGAGCAATTTCAGATTAATCATaactctcacacacacacaaacataatGCAAGGCACCAAAAGAAAACGACAAAGGGCCAATACCTGAAACACCAGAAGAAGAATTCATGCTATGGGAGTTTTTTGACCTCTCCTCAAAATTATTTGTTGCTGACAACCCTGCTTGTTCAACCATTCGTTCTTGAGTCTCAAAAGATCGACCCATATTTATCCCCTCACTTTTGGACCCCCGCTTCCTGCCCTCCAACTCAGAAAGTTCTTTACCTATAGAAGACTTGCTTATCATGTTAGAATGCGTGTAAATTGACTGGCTCGTTGCATTCATTCCTGCCAGAAATGACTCCCTATCAGCCAATGCTCCAGAATTAGATCTATACATCAATTTCTCATTGCTTTCCACACTGCTGGCTAGCTCTTCCTGTAAGAGTTCACCTGGATTGGAGCCAAATGACCCTACACGAAATGAGTTATTTACACCTGCTTCTTGGTCTGCATGGAGATTGAACAGGTGGTTTGAGGAGCTTGATCCAGAGTAGTGACCGGAGGGCAGTCTCTTGTCAGGGAACATCCCATTGCTCGTAGCATTCAACGGCTCACTAGGTTGATGGCTAGATTTTTGATGGAGCAACTCCATTAATAGTCTCTTTGAGTTCTCATCATTAAATCCATCTGACATCCATAAATTTTGATCCTGAGAAGTATTCTTGATCTCTGATTCCCTTTTTTGCCTCTCAGCATTTATATGCAGCTGCTGAAACCGAGCGTCCATCCAGTCATTCTCAAGCTGATCATTCTTCTCCGGCCAGTGTCCCTCAATTGCATCCAAATGTGAAACATGAAATTGGTTAGGACCATGAGGATGATGAGCATTGTGGGAAGGAATTCCAGACGAAAATTGACCCGACTGGCCAGCCGACTGCATACGTCCAATGGTATCCTGCATATCTAAACCCTGGGCACGAGCCATAGCATTTACTACATCCAAGTTCATCCCTGGCGCACCAGCAGGTAATGACATTGACCGCTCAAAGGGGAGTGAACCAGGCTCATAAAACCCTTGCTGAAGTCGATCCTGTAAAGAAAGATTCCGGTCAAGGTGATTCAGGTGCTCCTCATGAGATGCCCTCTGCTGCCTCTGATAAAAATCCAAAGGATTAAAGCCAGAAGAGTGCCCTCGGTGACCATGATTACCAGCATGATTCCTGAAAATCTGATTTGATTCCTCAGCTGGCCAGACAGAACTGATAtgcctctcttcttccatcCGCTGCCTTATCCCCATGGGTAACTGCCTGGCATGCATCTGTTGTTCCTGTTCATGCTGTGCACGTGACAGTAGCTCAAACAAATCTGTTTGATGTCCTTGAGGTGTACCAAACTTTGCTTGAATTAACTGCTCCATAGTTGGATCAACATGCCTCGGAAGATGGTGAGACCGTTGCTGAAGTTCACGTCGAATGTGCTGCTCTAATAAAACCTGATCAATAACATTGTTTGCTCTTACAGGATCAACATGAGGCTGCCTAAGTGTAGGATCATGCATTTGACCACGCAGCAATTGTTCAAACAGCACCTGTTGTACTTGAGATTGCTGTTGCTCCTGTAAAAGCTTCTGCTGTTGATGAaactgctgctgttgttgcaGTTGATGTTGCTCGAGCTGAGCCTGCCTCTGAAGTGCCAAAATGTGATCCAGATCTGCTGAAGAATGGTTGGCTAACTGTTGATGGTGAATAATATTCTGATTTTGCAAAGGATCTAATACACTATCATTTAAGTGTGCAAAACTAGACAACATATTTCGCTGTtggagctgctgctgctgctgctgctgctgtcgAATTTGCTGCGACATAATCTGCTCTGCTAAATCATAATGACTGGGTTCCTGTTCAATATGTGACAACTGGCGAGGAGTTAACATTTCCGGATACAAGTTCGGATCAGAGACTGAACTTTTTCTATGAAGATCAGACCAAGTCTCAGCAATTGCTGGATCAGAATTTGCACTAAATGGTACAGCCCTCCCTTTAGTGGATGGCATATTGGCCATGTTGGAATGCTTTGATTGGCCGCTCTCTAGCTCAGACCATAGCAAGCCAAATGGATGCAACTTATTATCATTCTGAATAGGCACACCAGATTCTGTCAGTTCAGTTGGGGGAGGAAGGTGATTCACAGAGTTTGCCATAGGATCGTGAATGCTCCCAGAAGAACGTGCAGTAGAATAGGCAGCGGTTCCATGTATTCCAGGATACACAGTATCTGGAAAAATATAGATGAACTAAAATGAGATAATGGCAACAAAAAAAGTATGTAGCACCATTAGCAAAGTAAAAGGTATCTATAGAATGGCAAACCTTCAACTGGTTCAGCAAAATCATTAAAGCTTTGGCCCCTTGAATGTAGTTGTAATCGAGCTTCAGGCTCAGAAATTCTTGGCTGAATATGCTGAGCTGAAAGGCTATCTAGTTCACGCAAGGGCCGCTGATGGTCATTACccagaaatgtataattacTGTCTGAAACTGCTGCAGAAAAGGGTAAACTGGACTCCATACTCCCTCCTAAGCCACCAGATTCTTCTAGATTAGAACTTGGACCTATGATAGTGCCATTCCCATCCCAAGATTTAAGATGTGGCATGAACTCCCCCAACTCTCTGAAAGGTGTTCCTTCAGGAGCATCCTCCAAGCGAACAAGCAAGTCTGTCCCAAAGAAACCTTGTTCAAACCACGAAATGATGTCAAACCCCTGATATGGCCCCTGGGTCACTCCTTGAGGATCAAGGTAGTAATAACACAAACCCTCAAGATGAACATCCGTTTCTAACTCTTTCACTCTAAGGTTGATATTCTCATTCTGCTCAGAAGAGGCCAAACCATAGAGAGTATTTGAAATGTCGGTAAGCTTGGATTTCATTTCACAATAGTTGGCAAACTCAATGTCATCAGGTACAGGTTGATTGGAAAAGGCAGAATCTCCAATTTTCCTACTGCCACTAACATTAAGCTGATTTGCACTGTCATAAGAACCATCAGTCTCAACATCCCCATAGATACCATTACTTTTTGGAATTGAAAGGGACATTCCATCAAGGTCCTTTCCTTCAGTAGCTCTGTTATCACTTTCTTTATGACCAACATCTTTTTctgcaacaaaaatatttaggaTCAATCAGAAGTTAAATTCAGTCAAAGATCCTGGCATACGATTTTATATAGTGCATAACATGCAAGCAACTCACCATTTATCGCATTCCTCTGTGAACCATAATTCCACGAAGTCCCGTAGTCATCAGCATTTGCAGCCTCCTCAAAGGTGCTAGTCTCTTGAGTGACAGTTGAGGGCAAATTGCCCAGAACTCCATCAGCAGCTTCTGAGTCTCCCACACCTAGAGAATGAGCGTTTTAGAAACTATACTAAAATTAACAGTGAACAGAAGTTGGGAACCATGAAGCTGAAATATACCTGTAATAATTTCAGTTGATCTTCCCTTTCTAAATGAATTGTATACTACCCCACTACTTGTAATCTTTCCCTTCCATATATCGCTAAGGATGGCCTGTCAGCATCAAATAAGAATCAGTTAGAACAATTGAAGGCATCAGTCAATCAAAGAGGACTTCCTAAGATGATGCAAAAATCATATTTCTTACCTCCTCATCGGCATCAGGGGCATGAAAAGCCAATggttcaacaaaatcaacatgaGTTAGTGGGGGCGACTCCTCCATCTCATCTGGCATGGTATCAAAAGATAGTTCAGGCTTTCGCTGCCGATAAACGTCCAGAAGCTTTCCCCTCGGGTAGCAAAAACCATCAGATGAGAGCCTTGGTTTCCCAGGGACACTTTCACTTTTTCCTGAAAGAGCAGAGCCAATAGTGCCTGTGGATCTCCCAACACCACTTGATCTTCCTCGCCCAAGGGTAAATCCCAAATTTGAACCCTCCACCCGTCCTCTTTCTATTCCGAATCCAGGTGCAGCACGGTAAGTAGCCGACCCCCCAGTGTGAACCTCCATTCTATGGCGTGGCCTCCATTTATCCCGAGAATCTGATTCACGCTCAGCAGCTGAACGGTTATTAGCTCCAAGAGACTGACTCTCATTGTTACTGTGAGCATCATCCTTCTCCATGTCTGTTCTCTTCTCAGTTCGGggttccttttctttgtcatCAGGACCCCACCTAGATGACCATTTGCTATCACGCCGTACATCACCGCGGCCATCATTCCACCTGTCAGTTGTAGGCAATGCCTTACTGTCGGTTGCCTCTCTCAATGGAATGTTGTCAGCACGGCGTTCTGTTTTCCTGCGATCTCTTCTACCACCAAGCAAGCTAGTTTCTCTTTCCTCTTCACGCCAACGACGGCTATTTTCACTCTCAGTAGCAGGCCGCCTCCAATCTTTTTTGTCCTCAGATCCTTCCAACCGCCAACCTTCCTTCTGGTTGCTATCAGTGGAGTTCCCGAGAGAAGTTGGACCACGCATTTCCTGCCATATATTAACAATTTAGTCACAAGATAGCTCTTCGCTAATTTTCAAGAAACTACAGGGTCAATAGCAGATTATAGATTGATCAGTAAAGCAGTTGAACAACTCCACAACCAATAACTTTCTTGCTACATCAAGAGGATTCAATTTATTACAGTGAATTCTGAGTCAAAACACGAATAATGCCTATAATAGAATTTGGTTATTATTACTAACAAAGTCCATTCTTTTCATACCAACTTAGATTCAATTGGCTTGGCATAAAGCCACTGGGGTGACAACGGTATGCTGTTATCCGGGGCTGCTGGATCTACAAAAATCAGCAGTATAAAATCAGATTAGACAAAGGAGCAAAAAAATGGACACTACTTAATTGATCCTCCAGTTCAAacacaataataataaaacataacaaagcTTACCTTTCAACTCATCAGAAGACCCCATAAGAACCTTTTCCTCAACATTTCCTCCAGAAACTTCAACTGCCATAGCAGAACAAAACTCAGAAGACAAGATTATGGAATTGCAAATCAGTACCAGACACTAACCaggtaaaaaaattcaaagacaTTGTACACCACTCAAAGGAACTGTTCACATTTGTAAGTGACAAACTTAATACAACCACTGCAATCCAACTAGCGTTCACAAACGCggacaaaactgaaaacagcAGTTGATAAGTTCCAATAGAACACTCAAATTCATAGTAGCTTAACAACAATGAAGACATAAGCTCCTCCAATAACTAGTTTCCTAAGCAAGTTTCACACCATAATAAGTCCCAAACCTTTGAGATCAAAATCTTTACTATCGCTAGCAAACTCTACATGTCTTCTCTTCTATTCATTGAGTCAACCAACAGTGAACTGTAAGCCAACCTCATCGCGacaatccaaaataaaaggaaatacatatatgaGCCTACCTATGGACTGCAGATACGCAACTACCTTTAATTCGATTTTCAACTAGGACAACAAATAATCAACAGTAACAAGCCACAGTGAtgaaaattcaattcaaaCGACTATAAGCGCCGGTATTAAAAATCGAAATACAACAGTAGAAATACAAATGCAACACTGATCTGAGAAAAAATCCAATGCgcgaaaccaaaaacaaacgtGGAAAACGAAAAGCTCGAGATGCAACAAGTCAAGTCATAATCAAAGAGCTAGATGCTGAAAGAAAGCGAAAATGAACTACTCCAGCGCATACTCAAGCGCTTCAGATCAGTAATCGTCTACCTAAAATTAGCTCCAAATGGATCAAATCCAATTGAATACACAAATCGAAATACtgagaaaaaacaaatgcagAAAACGAAAGCGCGGAAGCACCTTTGGATGACCAGGACTGATCGGAGGGTTTGGAGGAGAGGAGATCGTCGGGGAGATCGAGCTTGCCGTCCGCCATAGAAAGAGTGAGGGAAGCCGGAGAGAGATCGAAGATTGGAAGCTCCGGTGGTGGAGAGGgcaatagagagagagagaggagggtcGTTTAGGGGTTTGGTAGTTTGGTTTGTAGTAATTACAGAGATCGTGGTTANAATAGTTGTACAACAACActgagagcagagagagagagagagagagagagggctaGCTCTGGTAAAAGAAAAGGGTGAGGGTTTGGGTGGTGGTCAGAACAGCCAAATCAactaaaatcaagtataagaTTTCAGGTAGCTTGTTtagtaaataataattaattatatttaaaAGATTTCTTTACAGTTTtttcaaattgacaaaaaaGCTCCTtactttttctctgttttgcgTTTACTGCCGGTCAGCTAGACCCGAACCGCTATaatgttctttatttttaaaaggGTTTTGGGCGTTCGGGGATAATACCCCTTAACGGAAACCCAATTCCCATTCGAGCCGGATTAGGACCGCCCCCAAGATTGTTGCTGCATACACGAGGATCGA from Fragaria vesca subsp. vesca unplaced genomic scaffold, FraVesHawaii_1.0 scf0513160_u, whole genome shotgun sequence includes:
- the LOC101308150 gene encoding uncharacterized protein LOC101308150 gives rise to the protein MAVRLTPVLVPASAQFKQFALVSRKTQFRVSTAATMATGGPQSSSKVIDSHLHVWASPQEAADKYPYFPGQEPTLPGDVDLLLKSMEEAGVDGALIVQPINHKFDHSLVTSVLKKYPSKFVGCCLANPAEDGTGVKELENLILKDNYRAVRFNPYLWPSGQKMTNEVGKAMFSKAGELGAPVGFMCMKGLGLHISEIEELCTEFPSTVVLLDHLAFCKPPINDEENQAFSALLKLSRFPQVYVKLSALFRVSRKPFPYDDIAHTLSQVVSSFGANRVMWGSDFPFVVAECGYKGAKEAVSLIASQIPLSSSELDWIMGRTISQLFQNQWLS
- the LOC101308737 gene encoding uncharacterized protein LOC101308737; amino-acid sequence: MADGKLDLPDDLLSSKPSDQSWSSKAAPDNSIPLSPQWLYAKPIESKLEMRGPTSLGNSTDSNQKEGWRLEGSEDKKDWRRPATESENSRRWREEERETSLLGGRRDRRKTERRADNIPLREATDSKALPTTDRWNDGRGDVRRDSKWSSRWGPDDKEKEPRTEKRTDMEKDDAHSNNESQSLGANNRSAAERESDSRDKWRPRHRMEVHTGGSATYRAAPGFGIERGRVEGSNLGFTLGRGRSSGVGRSTGTIGSALSGKSESVPGKPRLSSDGFCYPRGKLLDVYRQRKPELSFDTMPDEMEESPPLTHVDFVEPLAFHAPDADEEAILSDIWKGKITSSGVVYNSFRKGRSTEIITGVGDSEAADGVLGNLPSTVTQETSTFEEAANADDYGTSWNYGSQRNAINEKDVGHKESDNRATEGKDLDGMSLSIPKSNGIYGDVETDGSYDSANQLNVSGSRKIGDSAFSNQPVPDDIEFANYCEMKSKLTDISNTLYGLASSEQNENINLRVKELETDVHLEGLCYYYLDPQGVTQGPYQGFDIISWFEQGFFGTDLLVRLEDAPEGTPFRELGEFMPHLKSWDGNGTIIGPSSNLEESGGLGGSMESSLPFSAAVSDSNYTFLGNDHQRPLRELDSLSAQHIQPRISEPEARLQLHSRGQSFNDFAEPVEDTVYPGIHGTAAYSTARSSGSIHDPMANSVNHLPPPTELTESGVPIQNDNKLHPFGLLWSELESGQSKHSNMANMPSTKGRAVPFSANSDPAIAETWSDLHRKSSVSDPNLYPEMLTPRQLSHIEQEPSHYDLAEQIMSQQIRQQQQQQQQLQQRNMLSSFAHLNDSVLDPLQNQNIIHHQQLANHSSADLDHILALQRQAQLEQHQLQQQQQFHQQQKLLQEQQQSQVQQVLFEQLLRGQMHDPTLRQPHVDPVRANNVIDQVLLEQHIRRELQQRSHHLPRHVDPTMEQLIQAKFGTPQGHQTDLFELLSRAQHEQEQQMHARQLPMGIRQRMEEERHISSVWPAEESNQIFRNHAGNHGHRGHSSGFNPLDFYQRQQRASHEEHLNHLDRNLSLQDRLQQGFYEPGSLPFERSMSLPAGAPGMNLDVVNAMARAQGLDMQDTIGRMQSAGQSGQFSSGIPSHNAHHPHGPNQFHVSHLDAIEGHWPEKNDQLENDWMDARFQQLHINAERQKRESEIKNTSQDQNLWMSDGFNDENSKRLLMELLHQKSSHQPSEPLNATSNGMFPDKRLPSGHYSGSSSSNHLFNLHADQEAGVNNSFRVGSFGSNPGELLQEELASSVESNEKLMYRSNSGALADRESFLAGMNATSQSIYTHSNMISKSSIGKELSELEGRKRGSKSEGINMGRSFETQERMVEQAGLSATNNFEERSKNSHSMNSSSGVSGGNTGFYSDKIGRSNSFVEETAKDRVPITSKGQENILLRRPPVPSASASQEGLSEMTSDPVLRGKNSSAVSDGGRRDAAVNPVNQGSDAMASLKKEMQFRRTSSASDADVSEASFIDMLKSNTKKIPPMETHTTAGYPESSEAMQGGRGGKKKGKKGRQIDPALLGFKVTSNRIMMGEIQRIDD